In Argiope bruennichi chromosome X1, qqArgBrue1.1, whole genome shotgun sequence, a single window of DNA contains:
- the LOC129958734 gene encoding gastrula zinc finger protein XlCGF49.1-like produces MDISVQAKKTLMARDSSVKAFSADTKVEIQTNSCNAFFYQIHTGEKSYSCDVGYKGISEKQNLKRHLRTHMKAKRYFCKVCCKELSTKGNLNMHYRTHTKEKPFVCEVCMKAFTRKNTLIEHYRIHKGISGKGAMMKTFSTLTKKKPYFCDVCGKEFSVRSSLIVHYRTHTKEKPFVCDVCMKGFSRKHHLIEHYRIHTKERPFACDFCKKNFCRRGDLKLHFRTHTKEKPYSCDVCFKEFSWRSNLNAHYRTHKD; encoded by the coding sequence ATGGATATATCTGTACAGGCGAAAAAAACTCTTATGGCCCGTGATTCATCAGTTAAAGCATTTTCTGCGGATACAAAggttgaaattcaaactaattcctgtaatgcattcttttatcaaattcatACTGGAGAAAAATCCTATTCTTGTGATGTAGGTTATAAAGGAATATCTGAGAAACAGAATTTGAAACGACATCTCCGCACTCATATGAAAGCAAAACGTTATTTTTGTAAGGTATGCTGTAAAGAACTTTCTACGAAaggtaatttaaatatgcattatcgaactcatacaaaagaaaagcctTTTGTTTGCGAAGTGTGCATGAAAGCATTTACtcgaaaaaatactttaattgagcATTATCGAATTCATAAAGGTATTTCTGGAAAAGGTGCAATGATGAAAACCTTTTCAACTCTCACAAAGAAAAAACCTTACTTTTGTGATGTATGCGGTAAAGAATTTTCTGTTAGAAGTAGTTTAATAGTGCATTATCGaactcatacaaaagaaaagcctTTTGTTTGTGATGTGTGCATGAAAGGATTTTCTCGAAAACATCATTTAATTGAGCATTATCGAATTCATACAAAAGAAAGACCTTTTGCATGTgatttttgcaagaaaaatttttgtCGAAGAGgagatttaaaattacattttcggacccacacaaaagaaaaaccttattcttgtgatgtatgttttaaagaattttcttggaGAAGTAATTTAAATGCGCATTATCGAActcataaagattaa